ATCTGTATATCTCTACTGATAAGGACACGAGTCAGGTGTAAGGAAAGCGCGGCAGGTACTGAGTTATGTGGATCCTGAATAGAGTTTATCTGTTATTTGAATTACTTTCATGCatgaaaagaagaacatccCTCGCTGTGGTTAATCTTGCCAAGCGTGCCCCTTGCATAGACGTTGTCCTTCGCCATGCTAGTGGACTTTTCTACGCCGATTGAATAATGCTATATTCATTGATGGAAAGTGACGCGCCCTCGCGTCTGAAGTAAGAGAATGTCATTGTTCACTATATTACATACCGCAAGGATATATTCCTCGTCATCGATGAATTAAACACAGCGTCCGGAACCCGAGTAATGACCGTAGATAGTATATGTTTCGCCGCCATATCAAACAGCCCAAGGCCTCCCATAAACCACCTATTATTAAGATATGCCTCATCTTGACATGATCACCCCCACCCAATAGACGAAAAGTCCCACTAGAACACCCATAACACTAACGCGCTGACCCCAGCCTTAACCTCGACTCACAGAAGCGGCGACGGAAGTGAAATTAGCGGACCCGACACGAGCGGAGAGTCGCCAGTGAGAGGACCAACAGTCACATTTGCCTTCTCCAGAAGGCTACCCAAGCTTGGCCTCTTGCTGTTATCTTCATTGTTGCTGTCCTTGAGATCCATAGAGGGAGAGTGGTCATCGTAGGATACTGCGGCGCTGTTACGTGACTTGTCGATGTTATTGTCACCAACTGTGGTCTTGTGGATATCTGCTTCGCCGTTTGCGGTGCCATTAACGAAGCGGCCCCATGCTGGGAAGGCGATGGCCGTCCCGGAGAGGGTAGCAAGGATTGTGAAGAAATGCATGGAGGGGAGATTATGGGTTGTATAACAGATAAACGTAGGAGATTGAAGGAATGGATCTCAAGTTGGATGAGAATTGTTGTGGGCGCTCCAGGCGCAGATGTCgtcaaggaaagaaacaattTTTAGCAGTGTTTCGTTACACAGAGGATGCTTTTATATGATGAGCTTATCTAGAATATTGGCTTAGCTTGAATACTTGGCTATCTTAGGAATGTTGTGGTGGCTGCGTCCTTTGGCATCTACGAAGTTTCCATGTATTAAGCAATTTGAGGAAAGTTAAAACTGGCTTTATAGGCTGACAGAAGTTTACTTTGGATCTGGCTTTATTTCTGTTCTACTGTTTGTTGGCTATTTCGTTGGATAGGGGAGCAATACTGGGCGAAGAAGGATATATCCCAATCAGCAAGAGAGATCGACCAGCGTAAGAGATTTGGTGTCTTAGATCCGTCCAAGATAACAGCGGCGTGCAATTCCGGTGTCGGGAGATCCTCCTGGGGGTCGTGGTTGAACGTGACATGGGGATGGGATGCAAGGGATGCTGCGGAATGGCGTTCGCACATCATCCACCAGTTGAATCCGCTTCTCAAGAATGTCAGCCAGTATAAAAGTATGCTCCGAAGGGAAAAAATGGTATGCGGGATAATTCCAATGTCTGACGAGCAAGACATATGTCACTCCTCGTGGATCAATCCAGCGATTTGATTTGAGTTCATTATTTGACGAATGTCTTTCCGTCACTTTGACTGTGTCTCAACATGACTCGACAATTAGCGGAACCGGATTCAAATTGCTATCTATTATCGACATTACTCATTCTTTTCTGTGAGGCATTGGGCTAGTAGTGATCCACACCCTCCCATCTTTTATCTGAATAGAGTATGCTGGAACAAGCGACACTAGTGCTATTAGTGCTGGGATTTGCATAGCTTACATGCCATTTTGGATCCGTGTACATGAGACGCGTAGCAGCGCGCTTTTTGAATTGTGGTACAAGAGAAAGATTGGCAATTGCGGTGCAGGCCCAGTGTAAATGCTCCTAaatggaaataaaaaagctcCGCCGTTGCTAGAACATGTTcactatttttatattagaattgAAGAGTAATCTTATCAATAAACATAAGATTTAGGCCGCCCGCTCCTCCGTAGCTTCCTATTCAAAACCACATAGTATATGTGCAGCGCAACGCACGAAACACAGAcaaaaaatagtaaagaagCATTCGTCCAATGGCCCGTGGGGTACCCCCTCGTAGCCTCATTCGCCTTGTAAATCCACACCCCGACGATCTGACCCGGAGCACCAAAAGAGATGTTGAGCGCTATCGCCAGTCCGGCTCCAGCAGTGGAATGAAGGTTGGAAGATAACCAGCCAAGAAGTGGTGGAATGCACGAAAACGCACCGCTGGCCGCCACAATCAAGCAGCCATACCGATGCTGCGATACTGTTAGAAGCTTAGCTTTTCTCCGCATGGAATTATCCTTACCTGATACGCATCCGCAGGTAAGACGGCAgaggccaagaagcccaCAGCACCGATGCATGAGAATATCGCTGCGTGGATTCCGCGTCTGTTCCGATGCGAAGGTTCAGTTAGCGTATATTTCACGTTCAGTTGTCAGAGTCAGCATACGCGTTGAAGTGGTCGGCTGACCATGAAACTGCGACCGTTACTACATATGCAACGGCATAAGGCGGGACAGTCATCAGTTGGGCTTCTAGATTCTCGTATCCCAGCCCGGCAGTAATGGATGGGGTAAAGAGTGAAAGACTGGAGAAAGGAGTTGAGATGCCGAAATAAATCTACTACATATTAGTAAGTGTTAGGAAAGCAAGCATAGAACACATACCGCGTAATGGCCGTATAATCGCCAGTCAGTCAGCACAGTCTTAGCGTCAGACCAGCTCATCGTTTTAGCGCTACTCTTGGAGCCTTCCAACCGGAGTCTGTGTTTTGCCAAGTTGAGCTCTGCAGCGTTCAGCCATCCCGCTGTTTCTGGATAGTCTGGTAAGAGAAACCAGACAAGGATTGCTGACGCACACGACGGAGCTCCTTCAATTATGAATAGCC
This window of the Aspergillus flavus chromosome 8, complete sequence genome carries:
- a CDS encoding major facilitator superfamily domain-containing protein, which encodes MRVPNAPDSRFDPRDMAAQDEKPHDHEVEDVENGIHDTSNSPEAAPAYDTAAEKALVWKQDLRIVPLSAFIYLLCYLDRSNIGNAKVLNKDTGNDLLSETNMSNYQYTIALMVFLVAYALFEVPSNYLLKKLRPSRWIAFLMFAWGGITMGLGGSRNFADVTGIRFLLGVIEAGLFPGLVYYLTFWYRVSERSIRVALILASATLAGAFGGAIAYGVGYLNRSHGLSAWRWLFIIEGAPSCASAILVWFLLPDYPETAGWLNAAELNLAKHRLRLEGSKSSAKTMSWSDAKTVLTDWRLYGHYAIYFGISTPFSSLSLFTPSITAGLGYENLEAQLMTVPPYAVAYVVTVAVSWSADHFNADILMHRCCGLLGLCRLTCGCVSGKDNSMRRKAKLLTVSQHRYGCLIVAASGAFSCIPPLLGWLSSNLHSTAGAGLAIALNISFGAPGQIVGVWIYKANEATRGYPTGHWTNASLLFFVCVSCVALHIYYVVLNRKLRRSGRPKSYVY